The region TTACGATCAAATTCTAGAATAGTGTTGTGTTTAGGAGCATAGATTCTGGGATTAAATATCTGATTCTGCCTCTTGGATGACCTCGGGCAAATTGCTTAATCTTTCCAAACCTCCTATTTTCTCAAGGAGCAAACAATGGGACCTATCTCCTGGGGGTTGTTTTTGAAGGTTAATTAAAATTATGCATATAAAGTGCACACTTTTATGCCTACAACATTGTAAAGGCTCAATAAAAGGTTGTTATTTTTACCACCTCTCTCCCCTGATCCAGCAAATGTAACTAATTACTGCTGCAAGCACTGTTGCAAGTACCccctaatttacattttctttcagacTTCTTTTGCCTCATGCTTTTCCTCactccttcccctctttcctgAGTTCAAATGTTCTTCATTCTCTGATGCCCTCTCACAATGTTGCTTCTATCTAACTGCTTCCACAAAAGTAATTCCTCCTTTCCTGCTCCCCACACTTCTAAGTGACCTCTCCTTTCTTTAAATcctgttgacatttttttctgaggtGAAAGTGGCAGCCGCTTGAATCAGGGATGCTCTTCTGGACTCCCTTTTGGTGGCTGAGATCTGGAGCgtgtttcttcctttcccctgcATCTCTGAGGTAACGTCAGTCCTCCCTAGCTTGCTGCTTGGCCTTAACTGGTAAATGCAACTACCCTGTGATCATGTccagcacacagtagatgctcaataaatatttattcagggaAAGGATCTGTGTGGCGTGGAAGGAACTCTCTGTGGCTACCATGTGTATCATTCCATCAGAAGACCGCATTTCATCCTAAATTTGAAATTCCTCAGAAAGTGTGTATACTGAGATTCGAAGACCCTTTGAACTTTGAGCCTGGGGAGGATTTGGTGACATGTCAGATATATTTTATGGCTCATGAATTTAGGTTGGTTTTGGGGATTCTATATGTGAGAGCGGAATCTTTTCAGATTCATAGTTCTTTTCTCTGTGATAGCTACCATTTTCACTTATGATCCAGGTTAAAAGTGATTGCATGGGAAACAGAGTGCTTTGTTATTTGAACAGATTATGATGGATTATTTCCGTTTTGTCATTATCTTCCTTCGCAAGATggtagaaaaaaaagatgaagtcccctatattttgaaaaaaaggcTTCTTTTCAAGAATAGAATCGGCCTTGGGGCGGGGGTGCTACCTGTGGTTTTGCTCAGCACAGTTGATATGGGCAAGGTGTTGAGgttaaaaacagaaaggaatttCCCACCTATATTGTAGGAGTTAAAAGCAGGACTTTCATAACCAGAACACTATATGACCACAGATTATTTGTCCTTGacagactaaatgaaataagcctgaTACAGTTACCTTTTTGATGCAAGGTGGGAAAATTTGGGGGGGAAGCTTAAGTTTGCCTGTTTCTGAAATTCAGGAGACCGTGGTTCTAGTTTCAGTTTCTCTACTCACTGGATGGGGAGATTTGGCCAAGTTGGTATCTTTCCCTGGGTCTCacaatttaaaagataacttAATGGCTAGCACCCTGCCTCTACTCTTCTAGGTCCAACTAGAAGTTCTCTTCACTCCCCAGGAGAAAACCCAAGTGAGAGAGGGGCTAGGAGTGATTGTAGAAATGTCAGAGTGCTTCGcttagagaaaatgagaaaaaaggagggagaaggagaccGATTCACAAAAGATCAATTTAAGAGGCTCTTTTTCAGCAAactttgtcctttctctgcttCTACCATGGTCGCATGGTACAGAGCTTTTAGGGAGGTGGTTGTCTCTCTGCACTCTGCCCCTAAGCAGTTTTCTGTCTACATTGTCCCCATTGTTTGGCATTTCTACAGTCACCGCATTGCTtggctttctttccatttctcccctAGGGGCATTACTCTTAACAAAACTCTTCCCCAGCCTGCCCATTGGTAGTTGTGAAACATGAGGGGGATTGTATATGAATTTCTGCTTGTCTGCAAAGCACAAAGCTttgtgggaaaaacaaaaacaaaaaggtggCTATGCTATTTTGACTAAGGCTTCCAGAGTTTGGGAATTGGGAAGGTGTACTCCACTGAACTGTAAAGAATATGTACTCATCTGCATGGGGAGTACTCGAGGCTACCAAAGCCACTGACAGTTGCTATATGCCCAGACAATGTAAGCTGTTGTGTGGTGTGTTCAGGAAATCCCAACAATCCTGGGTCACCAAAAGTGGCTCAGCTCAAGCAGATGTCCTAGGTTGCATGATATCCAGAAACTTGGATTGAAGTTAAGGCAAGTTTCCCAGTCCtcaatacagaagaaaaatagaaagaaaatacaagaaatgcagTCTGTTCCCCAAATCAACCAAATGCCATCTTGCTCCCTTCAGCAGTCCAAAAACCTATTACCAGACAAAACAAAATCTAACTAGGAAGATGAATCTGCTCCTAGCAAAAACTCATTTTTCACTCCCAAGTCAAAATTAtgaattcactcattcaacaaactgCTATTGACTTTAGGACTGCCCAGTGGTTTTCATCGTCTACAAAACTGCTTGTCTCGATTTACGTACCTAATGGGAAGATAACTATAACTTACATTGTCTGTCTGGGGAAACGGATTGGAATGAAGATATCTGTAGAATGGTTATTTGAATCTTTGTCCAGAGAAAGACCAGTAATTCAGAGGGTGAGTTGAGGGAATGTGAAAATAGGCTTGGACAAATCTCCCAATGAAAAAAACACTACTAAATATTATGTCCCACTAATATACTTATTAAGAACAGaattaggaaaatgaaacttCTCTACCAAACTCTTCTTGCTGTCATGAATTTCTATTCTCAGGAATTAATCACATTAAGAATCCAAAGGAAATCCCATATGAATGGATTCTAGATTCAGAAGTATTTTGTGTTAGGTTACACTACAGTGTTTTTGACCTGTTTTGCTTTGGGGAACAAAGAGGGGTGCAGTGTGTGAGTCTGGAGGTAGATGTGTCAAAGTTTGGCTTGTTCTTTATTGCTATTCCCAGCCCAAGGCCTAGTTTGTTATGTTAAAAAATCAggtttttttctaaagaagagaaccagaaatatttgtatttagtGGGTAAGGAGCAAGTTGAACAGAGAATTTTTGTGCTTTAAGATCTCACATAATCAGTTTCCATTTCCCAAACACGCGCTTCCTATTTCCTTTACACCACCATCACCAAAGGAAACCTGAACTAACTGCAGGCCACTGATGGGTACACATATGCAATTAGGGCAATCTCTCATTTGTTTAATGCTTGGGTTTTATGTATTTCTGCAGTTGAGATCCCACGTTGAAGCCCCAGGGCTTGGGAGGTTTATCAAGTTGCTCTTGCAAGCTTCTCTTATCTCACCAGGAAGGCACTCCTCCAGGGATGATGTGGAAtggctaaaagaaattaaattgggAGCAAAGCTCCTTCTGGGGCCCATAGCCCCCTTGTATTACTCAGCCTCACCTTCTCATCTCTGCACAAAAACTTTCCTCCTGCCTCAGCTTCCTATTTAGTTACTCTCTATTTTTAGTAGCCCTTTCCTCATGGCCAGAATGCCTCCAGAATCCCcagctcctctgagaagccttcttCCATGTCATCGGAAGCTCTGTGATCATGCGGATTTGTTTCTTTCACCCAGAACACCCTCCCTCTGAATGTTGGCTCCTTGAATGCTcacctcatcatttttttttttaataaatttatatatttatttatttttggctgtgttgagtcttcgttgctgcgcagtctttctctggttgcagcgagagggggctactcttcgttgcggtgcccgggcttctcattgcggtggcttctcttgttgaggagcatgggctgtaagcttgcgggcttcagtagttgtggctcacggactctagagcgcaggctcagtagttgtggtgcacgggcttagttgctccgcggcctgtgggatcttcccggaccagggctcgaacccgtgtcccctgcatcggcaggcagattcttaaccaatgtgccaccagggaagtccctcacctcaTCTTTTAATTCTGAGCTTAGGCAGTAAGATTTGAAGTTTGAGCTCCCCAGATGACCAGGGTTCTTTTTCCTGTGCTTTCATGCCACGATTTCATCCTCTTGGTGGCAGCTCTTATACTGGGTGATCACTTATGTGGATGTTCATCTTTCTTTGTGACTGTGCACTGGAGAGCATGGGCATGGGATGCTTATTTTTATGCCCCTAGTGCTTGATGTAGTCGAGGTAAAGTGCCCCCAAAGGAAGGAATTTTTCAATCACTGGATACCCATATGATCATACAGACTTTAACAACAGGCTTTCCAagagaatttaataaataatatgagAAGATGCTTATTTTttgcatgaagaaaaaaaaaccagtataCAAACCATATATATCAGGGTTCTAATTCtatattcataaatatgtatattttataattattgtatatatacatatataaatatacacacagagggaaaaaagactagaagaaagTACACCAAAATCTCACTTGGTTATTTTGATAAACActattttttcttactatttttctcCAGATTGTCTATAGTGAACATATATTAGTGTCATAAtcgaagaaaaaaaataccatttaaaaatgaatggcaGATAGGAACTATCTTATGATGGCAGGGGTACACCAAAGCCAGTTAGAATAAAATTTGGTGAAATAGAGCATTGTTATGTGTGATATTCtaacaagaggaaaaataatataggAGTATACATTTTTAGTTAATATTCATAGTGgcctttttttcatagttttatcaGTAGAGTAGGAGGTATTTAAACCAATTGGCTTCTTATAAGATAgcaagtaatatattttaaaatgaagggcTATTGAGGTCACAAAGATATGGCATAAAAACTCTTCACTTAAAGGTACCCCAGGGAGTTTATCCTCCCTGAAaacctcccccacctccacccccacccccaccccccacacactgGTCCACTGGAATGatttacaggaaaggaaagatgAGATCACACTGAGCACCCGAACAAGTCTTTGCTCTGGGTGATGTGGTGTAAAACAGATCagagaaatgattaaaatgtGAGGCTGACCTTCATGGTTACAAAAGCAAAAGACTGGGGGAGAATTTTTCTCCCTACCAAAGCCTGTGGCATTAATCCCACGTTTATACACCTTTTGTAGGAAGGTCCTTGCAAGATCCTCACAAGGTCATGAAACCTACCCTTTTTCTTGCTGCTCACTCTAAGGGAAGAACTAAATCAGTCAAGCAAATGAGATGGCCAGCCCAGTCCTCTGGGTGCCTTTTAGCCACAGAACAGTTTAGTGGTTAGTCTTGGGCCTTAGAGTCTGACAGCCAGGGTTGAAATCTTGGCTTCAAGATGACTTCAGATTAAGACTGAGGCTAAGTCAGTCTTAAGATgaactgaggctcagtttctccatgtaaaaaatatgaagatatacctatttcataaaaataaccaTACTCTGAGTTCCACCCCTACCTAGACTAccctcccctttttttaaaactgtttttttttcttcagcttcaGTGTCTTCCATTTGCTTGTATGTATTTGTTATCACAAATAGTCCtttactttttcctctctctggcttACTATTATTTCCGTATATTGATCTCAGGTTTGGGTCTTAAATTAGACCCCTGTACTCTGAGTCCTCACTTCTGGGCAGTGCCTCTCTttgctccatttttccttctatcTCAAGTGCCACATTGGCTTTTGGGCTCTGTGTTCTACACTCCTGGTCCAGATTTAGCCTGCAGAccattttataatggaaaaacaaTAAGTTTTATGCATATAGACCTCAAGTTTAAGTTCTGCCTTTTACAAGCTGTGCGATTTCAGGTAAATTGCTTGCATCTCTGAGGCTGCgtgttcatttttctcctctctaaTGGAGGGACAATGGTACCTGCCCTGTACCCactccctgggggaggagggtcaattaaaaggattaaatgtaaatgatctacGTGAAGTTCCtagcagagggctatgtacacaaaaaatgtttctccctcctttttctttcataagTCACCactgtaaatttgtttttcttccctccagGACCACCCTGTCTTGTTTATATTAGTAAGACAGGCTGAGGTGCAGACTGATCTACTGAAACGCTACGTAATTCAGGGCAGCCCCCCTGTTAGGAATTCATGACCATTTTGTCAGGGCCCAGGCTGAAATTTACCTTGTCAGTTTAATCttatgggagagagggagggaggcaaggtGGAAAGGAGAGGACTGCATGTTCTGACCCACTCTGCACCCAGAGCTACTTTCATGAAGTGAGTGAAACTGGTTTTGCTTCCTATTAAGTAGTATGTGACTGACAAAATTGGAGTATGTCAGGAGGGctatcacatttatttaaaaaaaaagaaagatatccttttaatgttttacgGCCTCTggatagaatttttttctggGGAACAGAGAGATCCCTGAATAAAAATATACCACCAACTCCACAAACTTGGTGATTGTACAAAAgccatttgtttccaggtatgtCATATACACCCTTGCAACTGCCCAGTTATATGAATTTCACATTTCCCCCTTTAAGCTTTGGAGCTAAACATTGAGTTTGTTGCTAATTTTACATATGCCTTCCATGATTTACTGCTAAGGAAAGAATGAGCTTGGAATTTCCTCCACaaaatctttcaaattttctgAGCAGGTAACAGAGAGGAGAGTATAGGAGAACTGAAGTTTAGAATTAAAATTTAGCCTGATGTGAACACAGTTTTGATGGATAGTTTAGAAATTCCCAGCACATAAATCTttaaaggggaagagagaagaacgTTAAGACATAGAGAAAGTTTTCAGTGTTATCTCCTATGAGTTCTCCTGTATGTGTATGTACTTACTCTGCTTTCCCCAGGTGCCCTGTGACCTCCAGCCTCTCACCTTCTATAGATACTCCCACCTCCACCTTAGAAGGGTTCTGGATGGATGGAGAGGAAACTGGAAGTGAAGGGCCCCATCATGGTCACCCACTTACAGAACTGTACGGTGTCACCAAATGATTACTCCTCTGGGCCTTGGTTGTCTTTTCTGTAAATTGCGAAGAATAATAGCCAATTTATCAGGACTGTTTTGGAGATTAAATTAAATCCTCAGTTTCTCAGGATCTGTAGTACAGAATAGTAGCCTGAAATATACTAATGGTCAAACGGCTGTGGGAAATGCTATGTAATTAATATTAGTACCATCAAGTCTCTGAGGAGTTCTACAACACAAGAAACCCATTTAATTCTGTTAACGTGTGCTGGGCAATGCTGAACCAGCAGGTTCAGCATATAATGAGTTCCCTTGCCATCTCCTTATTCTTACCATATACCCTAAGTTCCTGACTTGGAGTACAGAGAGAAGGAGCTGGTGCTGGTATCACTGCaaaggggggaggtggggaggactgAGAAATCATGCCCACACCAGATTAGATCAAGTCCTGCAGGGATTCTATGCCAAAGTCATTCCAGAGCTCTGGATGGATGATGACTCTCAAATTCatcttttaagaaacatttttcctCCAAGTAATCCCttatgaataataattttaaaaactctatttgCAAGCAGGGTGAGAGTGAAAGAATTGAGGTGAAGAAAGCATTTTCAGTTGTAGTTATAATGCATCAGAAATAGTTAAAATCCCCTTATCAGTGAATAGAAAGGCAGAAAGTATGGTTTTCCCGGCAAGTGTTAGGGATGTGTAGTTTTTTTCCagtaatgaagaaaagaaaatgccctGGAAGATGAatacagagagaggaagcaaacaCCAAGTAAAGGACTGATTGTGGTGTCCTtggcaaataaatgaatgaataaatagaaaaccaCATGAGAGAAAATAATGGACTTTGGTATTGTTTGTGTGTGAAAGAATGGAGGTGACTCCTTTTTGCCAATCACACAGCCAAATTAGAAAGTTTGATAATCAAacattgcatttgtttttatattcatggCATCAGTTCAGTTTCTCATTAATTAAACAGGCAAATTTGGGAATGCCTATTTTAAGAAGCTGATCCAAAAATAACCTTGTACAATCAGGTTAGAGATACATTTATGCCCTGAGGGCAGCCCAAAGCTAAagggaaaatatgaaattagagaGTGACCTATAATAGTCACTTCATTGATAAAGGTGACATAACCTCCATTACCAATCAGGACCTAGTTTGATGTCTAATTTTACTGGTTGTCGAACTTATCAAATTAAATTaagtacaaatgaggaaatacttggctagggaaaaaaaagtactatGCCATTTTGCTTTCTGTTAACTGAAAACCAAACCAAGTAGCACGGACAAGGAAAAAGAAgctcaaatattttattggagGAGGAATAAAAGGgatatttttccccccaaagtggCCTGGCAAAAGGTAGTTGGCAAAAAACCACTTGGATTTCCTGGTGATTGCTATATATCCAGAATAGAGaaatggttgttgttttgttttcatttattccacTAATATTTGAGTGTTGATTATGTGCCAGGTTCAAATCATTGCTTTATGGGATAAACCATgcctcctccctgctctgggcCTAATGCTTTGGTGTCATTCCCCTTTCACTGTTTTTCTTGGATAGTCCACTACACTACTCTCTGTAGATATTTGAAGACAAGAATCCCCAACAGgaaccacccccccaccccgacccctgcCCAAGGTTGCATCCAAGGCATCTCTAATTCTCGATGTTTGCCACATGTACTTGGTAATACCCACAATGTAGAAGCTTTCCTGACCCTCTGCTCTGCCCTTGTGCTAAAATATGTCCTGAATAAATGAGAACTTGAGGATATAGTGCATTTTTGGAGTAAGGGCACCAACAGTTGTTGAGAACTGAAAAAGATAAGCTCTGCACAGCAACCTAGAAGGCTGCTGGACCCAGAGCAATAGATGGAGGGCAGAGTTCTCAATGGGCAGGAGTCTGACCGGGGCAAGTTACATTTCTTCCCTGGGCCTAGGTTTTTCTGCCAACAAATGTAGGCTGTGGACAAAGATGCTCCTGGTTCAGACACTCATTGTTTTTCTGTGCAGCTTACTTGCTTCAGCATTTGAAGTTCTTTTCTCCACCTTAGaaatgggaaggaaggtgatgaTTCTTTTCCTAAGTGACTCATGAAACAAGgaattttacaaagaaagaaatccttcATCCTTCCTCGCCTGcactttgtttctcccttttccttgctTTTGCTCAGCTGGCACCTGCTTGCTCTCAGTCCCTTTTCACAATTTCATCGTTCCTGGTGTGATAGCATGTCTGTGGAAGCAGGTGCCATCAAgagcagccttttaaaaaaatttctctgctttttcaaCCTGCATTTTCAAGTGGGTCCTTTTTCCTCCACCTGTACCTTTaaatcttgcccctcccccactttgtGGAACTGGAATCCTACCTAAATCTAGCTCCTTCTGTTCTAAATTTCACACACATTACCCGTGAAGCACTTAATTCTGCAAAACTGTTTCTGTATATTATTTGGATGAAAAATGCCAACTGTAGAGAAGTTGTTCTGTTTTCTATTAATCATTTACTTGTCTCAGCAGATATTTCCCCACTGATATGTGGACTAATATGGATCTAGGCATAATGACAGCTGTTAAAAGAGGAATAACATGTAACACATTTTGGAATATTACATAGCAGCATGTTTTAGACTTTGATGGGGAATATgatactactaaaaaaaaaaaaatcaaattttaacaaGACCCTTACAGAAAAGGAATGTGACCTATCCAATGTATATATCTCTTTTTACCACGTTTAGCTATACACGGGATACAGTAATATAccttttttcttcaaatgaacTTTTCCTTGCATTAGGTCTGgtcagtaatatttaaaatatagaaatcctattcattaaaatatcttcattaaaatatttatttcttcccttagaaaaagaattcaaaacttTTTAGGGCctagttttaaaaagcaacatgCTATACAGGTAATTTATTTTGGTGGTTGTTTTTGGGAATGTGAAAAATATCACCACTGCAACTAGCAAGAACTATAAATGATACATTATTGCAAGTGTTctaaaaaaatcagaacaaaactAATTTATTATATAGTTCTGTCTTCATTATACACCACATGTTGGTGAGTTAAACACAACAaaattattgtcttttaaaagtgtctactaaagataaaaagaacaagGTAACAATTAACATGTAGTtagttacattaaaaaatctgATATACATATTTCTATTGCCTGTTAGCTTGTTCTAAGCCTTTTaactattaccaaaaaaaaagaaaagaaaagtcgtTGTTCAAAAGCAAACATTCAATTCAGTTGATACAACATTACAGTACAGTACAGTCAACTAACATCATTCAGCAAAGGTAACAAGTCTAGCCTTAGCTTCTCCAGTTACAAGTCTGTAGACCAAATTGCTACAAAAAGTTCAATGCTGCTTCACAACTGTGTGTTAGCTTTTTGGAGGACATGGTACTGTCTGCTCATGGCTTCAGAAGAAGGGGTCATGGCTACTGGTAAAAGCACAGGGGAACCCCAATCTGtcattaatcattttatttagcatttagttAGAACAGCATTATTGAGTTTAGCACAACAACTAAAacaaaatcataatcataatcataataatgagaataaaacCCAAACACAAACTGGAAGCCTAGAGACGCTGCCAGCTGTGTCAAACCCTTGCGATACGCTATACTAAAAAAACTTGAAATATCCACCCATCCTCTCCACTCTGCCACAAACTAGCAAAGTCAAAAATACAAAAGTCTTCAACTTGTTACTTttgcagaataaagcaaaaacgTCTTTGTGCTCCTTACTACCAGAAGCGAAATATCCACTGAGTTACCACATGTAATAGCTTCTGGATGTGTCAACTTGGGTTGGCTTGGTGTCTGCAGTACCATCTTTGTCTTTCTCGCTGTCGCCTTCCCAGAGGTTAATGAGTGGTGGGTACAGCTCATTTAGTGGGATTGAAGAGGTTTTTTGCATATACTTTTTTAACGAATGGTGGTAGTTTTTCCTCTTAAACCTTTTGGCAATGTACACAGCAATGGATGCAAGGCTAATGACGGCAAACATGGACCCCATAACTGCAGCAAGGGCTGTACTGGTTTCTTGATCAGAAATGTCCAGCGCGAAGGCGGCATTTTTGGTTGTGACATTAACACATGACTTTTGAGTCTGCTGATGAATACTGGACACTGTGAGACACACTTCGTAATCTGTGGAAGGCTGCAGGTGTGTTAGGTTGTATTCGTGAACATCTACCGGGACCCTGGCCGTATATGTTATGTGGGGATTGTCAATCTTCATGGTGGCAGATGACCACTTTAAGTTTGACGTCATGACATTGGAATTAACTTTCCAGGACACTAAAATGGAATGAGATTCCGTCTGCTTGACATATATTTTCAGCAGCTGGGTACCATCCAGAAGGGTTCCATTAACCTTAATTGTCACCACTCGAGTGTCTGCCCCTTCAACATTCTGGGCAACACAGGTGTATCTTCCTGAGTCTTCAGTTTGTATGTTAGATATTTCCAATGTACCTTCACTACTTAGTTTGTATttatctgaaagcatttccacagTTATCTTATTTCCAAGGGGAGTGACCCAGTAAATTTCAGGTTCTGGCTCGGCCATGGCCCGACAGTCTAGGAAAACTGTTGTGCCAGTATCCATGTTTAAATGATTTGGGAATGTGTCATGAGATATCATTGGGAGGCACTGTTCACCTGAATCCTGAATTAAAACTTCCTTCACCTGCTGCCCTCTATATTCAGGCGGCATGGCACAGAACATGGATAAGGGCTCCATGAAGCGGATGTTTGTCTTGTTGGAATTAATCCAGTGGATGACACAGTCACACCTCAGGGGATTGCTGTGGATACTGATCTCACGCAGATTAGGAAGGGATTCTACTGTCTTCTGGTAAACGGCATTCAAGGCATTGTTGTTCAACATCAAGCTTTCTAGGGCAGGGACACTTCGAAAAGCCAAGCGGTGGATGTAAGATAATTTGGGGTTATTGGTGGCTTCTAACTTTGTGAGTTCAGGCAGGTTATCCAGGGCGTAGCGGTCCACAGAGACAAGTTCCCCCATATTGTTGATTCCCAGTTCTTTTAACCGGAGCATATTTTTGAAGTCCCCTTCCTGGATTTTGTGGATGGGGTTTTTGTTGAGGTCTAAGAATTTCAAATTTGGAACTTTTTGCAGAGCAAGTTGAGGGACTTTGAGCAGTTTGTTATCATAAAACGACAGGCTCTCTAGGCTATCCAAGCCCACCAAGGCATTTCCAGGAATATCAGTGAGATACATTCCTGCCAAAACTAAGCTTCTCAAATTTGAGAGGGGTTTGAAGTTCATATCCAGAATTCCAATCACAGGGTTTTCCCCAATCATGAGAATTTCCAGGTTGGGTGTTGAATCAAACCAGCGGCTGTCAATCACTTTCAATCTGTTGGAGTTTAGGTGGAGCCTTAAAAGATTCTTTAAGCCTGAAAAAGCGTTAGCAGAAATAGTGCTAATCTGGTTATGGTTGATGTAGAGTTCTTGAAGGTTGCTGAGATCTTGCAGACAATAATCATTCATTTCCGTAATCTGATTTTCCTCCAAATGCAGAGTAGTGAGCTGGGTCAGGTTTGCCAGCCCTACCTccttaatatttgtaaagttgtTTTGGGAGAAATCTAGCTCAGTCAGGTTGAAAAGCTGCTGAAGCTCATCCGCGGTCTTGGCGATGTTATTGCTCTGGAGGAGAAGCACTTGAGTGTCACTAGAAAGGTTGCTGGGGATCCTTGTCAAGCGGAGATCATTGCAGTCAacggtggtggcttctctgtaTGTTGACTGCGGTGTAAACCAGGGCCTAATTTCACATACACAGAGCTGCGGACACTCACTATTTTGTAGGCAGGACCCAGTTAATGAAGTCATTAGCAAGCTCAGCACCATTCGGCAAGCTGCTAAAGCAAAGCTCATCCTCGCCATGCTGGCTTGCCGAGCAAAAAGCTCAACTCCTGATAATTGTGAAGTTTTAACAAAAGGTGAACACTATCTAGTGCTATGAAGGACAGCAAGCAGAAAATGTAAACATTCAAGCAAAGTCTCTGTTGAGATGTGTAGAATTCCGGAGTCTGAAGGGATGGTTTCCTGGAGTTTTTGAAAGGCAGGAAACTGTTTGGAGTCTTTTACCTGTGTCTCTCAATTCCAGGCCTGCGCACAGCTCTGTGGCATAAGTTATTTCAGCCAAATCAAAGTCTGGAGATGTGCCTGAAAATCAGATTAGGACAAATATTATGTTTAT is a window of Physeter macrocephalus isolate SW-GA chromosome 18, ASM283717v5, whole genome shotgun sequence DNA encoding:
- the LRRN1 gene encoding leucine-rich repeat neuronal protein 1 yields the protein MARMSFALAACRMVLSLLMTSLTGSCLQNSECPQLCVCEIRPWFTPQSTYREATTVDCNDLRLTRIPSNLSSDTQVLLLQSNNIAKTADELQQLFNLTELDFSQNNFTNIKEVGLANLTQLTTLHLEENQITEMNDYCLQDLSNLQELYINHNQISTISANAFSGLKNLLRLHLNSNRLKVIDSRWFDSTPNLEILMIGENPVIGILDMNFKPLSNLRSLVLAGMYLTDIPGNALVGLDSLESLSFYDNKLLKVPQLALQKVPNLKFLDLNKNPIHKIQEGDFKNMLRLKELGINNMGELVSVDRYALDNLPELTKLEATNNPKLSYIHRLAFRSVPALESLMLNNNALNAVYQKTVESLPNLREISIHSNPLRCDCVIHWINSNKTNIRFMEPLSMFCAMPPEYRGQQVKEVLIQDSGEQCLPMISHDTFPNHLNMDTGTTVFLDCRAMAEPEPEIYWVTPLGNKITVEMLSDKYKLSSEGTLEISNIQTEDSGRYTCVAQNVEGADTRVVTIKVNGTLLDGTQLLKIYVKQTESHSILVSWKVNSNVMTSNLKWSSATMKIDNPHITYTARVPVDVHEYNLTHLQPSTDYEVCLTVSSIHQQTQKSCVNVTTKNAAFALDISDQETSTALAAVMGSMFAVISLASIAVYIAKRFKRKNYHHSLKKYMQKTSSIPLNELYPPLINLWEGDSEKDKDGTADTKPTQVDTSRSYYMW